The genomic interval AGAGTCAGCAGCCTGGGCCCAGGAGCGAGTCCCccaggacagggcaggggctcagggcacagCGGGAGGTGACCCAGGGAGAGGGTGGGAGGCCGTAGGGTGGGGCGGCTGTGGCCAGATTTGATGTGGGCCCCAGACTCTCTGCACATGCAGCTGCCTCTAAACTGCAGGAGCTGGCAGGTTAGTGGCCTCCTGTGCTCCATCCGGGCCACCAGCCCTGGCCCCAGTCCTCAGCAGAGGCCTCGCTTGCACTGCAGGGGCCTGGGCCGAAGGAAGAGCTCCACTGTCTTGTGTCTGCTCCTGGGAGACGCCCGGCAGCAgggccctgagcctccccccagcctggaggggcAGGTCGTGCCGTCGGCCCCGCCCCTGCCAGGGCAGCCAGACAGCAACGCAGGGCGCCAAGGTAAGCAGCTGAGGTTTCCCTACTGGATCTCTGGCCACGCGGGCTGGAGGGGTCAGAACTGGGGTGACCCTGGCTCCCCATCGGGGGCTCTCGACCGTGCAGATACTGTGAGCCTGGGACGGGAGAAGCCTTTCCCAGCATGGTCTGCACAAAGGGAAATGTGGGGCAGAGGCTCCCTGGAAGCCATGCCTCCATGGAGCTGaatcagtggggggaggggggagctcctTAGCTTTGGGGCCCATCCCAGAATCGtgtcccttcccccagctccagctccctgaCACCCGCTGCAGCCagaggggggcggggctgagcgcagggcggggctggcactGATCGCTCCTGTCCTGTGCGGCCAGCAGCAGGCGCTGACCCCGAGCCGCGGCTGGAGGAGGTGCTGGACACgctgcaggagcagctccaaCGCTGCAGCCTGCGGaaccagggctccagctgcaccAGGGACGCCCGGGACTGACCCGCACATGTGCCCCAGGCCAAGGGACCAAGTGATCGATTGACCCTCGCAGTGCTGTGACGGAGCACCCCATGGCCAGGACACACGGCCCCAGTCCCCTGCAGGCTGCGGGGAGGCAGGTGGGGCCTTGCCGGGGCGTGGCACGCACAGCCCTGCCCACgaagctccccctgccccagacagacGCGGTCCAGGGCTGACCCAGAGCTCCCTGTTTATTTGGCTTTCGCGAAAGACCCGGCTGCTGTGGATACGGCGGGAGGGTGGCGGCCCATCGCCTCGGGGCGCCCCTCGCCCGCTCAGGGGCAGCCCAGCCAGTACCGAGCGATGGGGCGTGGGTAGCGAGGGCGCACAAAGTCCACACGCTTGCTGCGCACGTTGAGGCGATAGTACTTGTCTGCGGGAGAGAAGGGCGCGACCGTCAGTCCCCCGGGgagcagggcccagggctccgctcACCCACCCGCAGccacagctcagagcagcagcagctgaatgGGCCCTGCTGGCCTCCCCGAGCATCCCACCGAGCATAGGGACAACCCTGCTCCAGGCTTtggccagagcccaggctccgcCAGGGCAGCCTGACTCCTCGTGCCCAGGCCCAGCCTGCTCCGGCTCTCCTCCCCGCCACGCGGTGCCTCTCCACGCCAGCCCCATCGCTCACGGTCAGGCCGGGCCGAACGGCAGGGCCCTGGGAGAGGGGGGCCataagggggctgtgggggccaCATTGCAAAGCTGAAGCCAAGCCCTGCTGGGGGGCTCGGTCAGGTCAGCTGTGAGAGCAGCTGGGGTGAGCTGATGGCACTGGGACCCACCTGCCACGAAGAAGTAGACGCTCTGGATGGGCTGGCACCGGGAGCCCCCTGGCAGCCAGTCAAAGTCCATGTCCAAGGAGTCGGACTCATCCTGCAGCCAGTCCCAGACGGTGTGAGCTGCCGGCCGCCGGCTCCTGTACCTCTTGCGGTGTCGGCGGGATTTCCTCCTTTGAGCCCAGCTGCTAGCCCTCAGGGAGACGTAGATCCTGCCGGCCATGGCAGCATCCAGGTGGTTTGGCACCCCCTTCCAGTCTCTGCTGATGTACCGTGGTCTACTGGCCCCACCTGGCAGAACAGCACAGGGTGGGCATGAGGACTGGCTGGCTGCATCGCTGCCAAGGGTGCGGTGTCCCATCCGCAGGCAGAGGCTCACCCAGCGGGGAGGCAGCCCCGACCGACCGCAGGCAGCATCAGGGAGTGGGGTCCCCAGGGCCTCCAGAACAGGGAAGGAAGGGAGCTGGCGCGGGGGAGCAGAGCCGTCCCAATCCCCATGACAGGgcaaggagcaggctgggaggaGAGATGTGATGGCAGGACCCAGCCTGCCACAAGGGGGCCTGGAGCCTAGCCgtgtttccctcctccccagctttcTGTTCACCTTCACAGCCCGGCAGCACTGGCTCTAGTTAAAACAGACAGCACCTGGTACCTGATTCTGTCCTGGtatgttggggggcagggggtgccgtGCCTGTACGGGGGGGAGCAGCGGGTGCAGTGTGCATGGTGCAGGCTGGGGACATGGGTTGTGGTGTGCAGGTgttttggggctggggggatgcagcggggggggggctgcgctcTGCATGCAGCCGGGTGCTATCACTCCCTTCCAGGCTCCCAAGGCCCTTGGGCCTGTGAATCTGGCCTCTTGCATGCATTGGTCCCACTGAGGAGCACTGGGGTCTAACATTCTCCAGAGCCGGATCAGGGGCCCTCAAACTGCCTGTCCTCTTTAGCGCCTGACCTCCCAACCTGCATCACTTCCTCTCTGAATGGCCCTGACTCCAAAGCCCCTAGCAGCTCCCATGGCCtctggctccccccagcccactggcttcagtgaccTGCTCGGCCCGATCCCATAACCTGGGTCGTTCCTCCCCACTTACTGCGCATGGAGCCCCCAAAGAGCTGTTGGAAGAAGTCCTCCCAGCTGTCGCCCTGCATGAGTGTGTAGTGGTCGAACACCAGTGACGGGGAGGACACCTCGCAGTCCTGCCGGCTGGGCTGTTTGGCAAAGTCATATGCCCAGTAATGCTTGCCTGGAAACGAGACGTGGAGCCTGTCAGGCTGGAGAGATGCCATCCTGCTGGACGGGGCTTGGGCCCAAGGCACAGGCTCCTCACCCTGCTGgctagagcagggcagggcatccCCCAGCACTGGGACGGGCTGGCAGTACAAGGCAGCTCCACGCAGCAGCCCAGGGGCTCGGCAGCCTTCACAGCGTAGCCAGTGCTGATCGTCTGTTACCCGTCTTGGCACGCTAGGAACACTCCAGGCGCTGGAGGCAGGTTTGCGGCGAGAGGCCTGGCTTTCCTTTCAATACAATACAGCTGGGTGCCATGATCGAGTGCAGCGAGCAGCCCAGACACCCCCTAGCTACGGGCAAAACCATGTTTATTAGTGTCTAAAACCCTCATTTCTAGCCACTCTCCTGAATTCTGAATGCCTGGAGCTGGCAGTGCCAACTTCACCCGCTGCCTGGGTACGGAGGCAAggaccctgcagctgctgggccctGTGCCCTCTGGCTGAGCAGCCGGGCAGGGACTGCCCAGCACTCTCGGACAGCATGGCTGCGGAGACCAGCAGGCGCGTGGGCAATgggctgcagtgagctgaggctcaGCACCAGCTGAGGGCACTGCCCGGGTGTGGGGACCATGCCCCAGGGGCACTgtggggggggcacagctgggaggggtAGTTGGGCCAGCTGGGAAAGAAGCTCATTTACCTTTAAAGAAATAGACCCTCTCCTGGCCATGGTAGCTGTGCGCAGGGAGAGCGAAGGCTGCGTCAATGTCATCAGGGATGTCCTGGAAGCCGTCGGAGATATTGCGGGGGTAGTCGGGGTCCAGGGCACCATCATCGAAGCGCCAGTACTGACTGCCCTTGGGAGACAGCCACAAGGCAGGGTCAGCTGGGGGCGCAGCTGCTGGGCAGAGCCTGCCGGGGGCCCAGGCAGCATGTCCCTCCCCAGAGAGCAGGATTCAAGAGCCACAGAAACTCTGGGCCATGAACCCACAACCTTGAACCTGCAGCAAAGCATCCGCCCCCGTTAGCGCTCTCCCCGCTGCCAGGCAGGACACTGGCCTGGCCATGCCCCGAGACGCCAACGGGCTGCCTGGTGCATGCCCACGGGCTCTTGGCAAACGCCTCTGTCACTGTCCCACCTTTGGCCGGGGCCATCAGCTGTGTGCCTGGCCTgtcagctctgccccctgccgcccTCCTGCAAAGGGGCACATGCCAGGGGGACGAGGCCTCACTGCTCATCGGCGTGGCAGCCTGAGAGCGGGGCTTCCCAGAGGAGCCAGCCGCGGCGAGCTGGGCCGGCCCGGTGGTTGAACGGACACCACAACGGCGAGTGGCGCACACGAGTCAGGCACAGGCAGGACTAGTCCAATCCCTGCTCGCAGACCCACCTGGAAAATGTAGGTCTTGCCCTGACAGTTAATGCGTGTGAAGGCGGCATCGATGGGCCCCTCGATGCCCCAGACATCGCGGATGAGCTTGGGGTAGCCGGGCCTCACGCTTTTCTCGTCCAGTTCATAGACGTATTTCCCTGAGCGAGAAGGGAGACAGGAGCTGTGAGGCGGGcagctcccaccccctgctccccaaaagTCCCCCCCGCTTTGTTTCCAGTCGTGTCTTCCTGCCCCGAGTGCACACAGTCTGGAAGGCTGGCTATCTGCCGGGAGGCTCCGCACCACGCCGGAGCCGCTCACCATGCCGACAGCCCTGGCAATGCAAGTGAGCCAGGGCCCTCCCTGCCGGGGCAGCTCAGTTCTGCCTGCGTGGGGGACTCAGGCTGCCAAGGGCCCAGCCAGGGCCAGCTGTGCTGGTGGGCTTGATGGTCTGGACGTCtctgggaactgggctgagacccacctTCCCCCGCTAAGCATCTGGCCAACGGGAGTGACCCGCGATGGAAGCGAGTCCGTGCCCTGGAGGGGGAAGCCTGTGCAGCCCTTTCCCATGCTCTGAGCCGGCCCCCGCCCAGCGCCCACGGGCAGCACCTCGGAACGCGTAGAGAGAACCGTTCTTCAGGTCCGTGAACGCATCAAAGGGCTTCCCGCTgcacagctcctcctcctcctcctcctgctgctgcacctgctccagctcttccagCCCAGTGGGCACCAGCGGGGGGGCACCACTGCCTGGCACCGTGACCGAATCGCCAGCGGCAGCAGTGACTGGGTCTGGAGATGTGGTTGGGGGGTCAGTCCCTGTGCCGAGGACCTCTGTGGTTTCACCCAAGGTAGCACTGGTGCTGTAGTCCATGTAGTCGTCCTCGGGGAACGCAAACATGTCCCCGCGGGTCACTGCGCAAGGGCAAGAGAGAGGCTCAGCACGATCCCGTCAGCAGCCGGGAGCCCAGAGGACGCTGCAGCCCTGACTCTGTGCTGGGGCTCTTACTGGCTGGGCCAGAGGTGATGTACCGCCAGAAGAACGTTCCCATGCAGCATAGGAAGAAGGGTCCCTCCTACACTCCTCATCCCCTGAATCAGTCTCTAGCCCCCCAGACTCCCTGCCCCTTGGAAATCACAAGGGCCCCTCAGTGAAGGGGGCTCAGCATCAGCCTGCCTCCTAATGGAACATCCCACTGACCAAAGCAGCTGCGGAAAGGGGCAATGCTGGCTGGGCACTGACCCGGGGCACATTGCCACGTGCAAATCTGGCTCTTTGTGCAGCCTGGTGCCCTTCCAGCTACCAGCCAGCCAATGGCAACCGCAGGAAGCCGGGGCCTTGCTTGTGAGTGCTCCCTGGTGAGGGGAAAGGGCCCTGGGGGGCTCCAGAGGGGGCAGGTACCTTTCAGCTTGCAGGTGCTGGCGTAGTCACTGCAGCAGCTCCCGTAGTACACGCAGAGGGCGTCACACTGGCACTTCCTCTGGGCATTGAAACCATCCTCGCAGTGGCCCACACAAGACTCTGAAACAGCCAGCTGGGAAGTAACCAcagcacccccccgcccctccgcccTGGCCCAGGGAATGAGCCACGGCCCCTGGGGTGGCCAGCAGCTCCCCACACCAGCCCCGCTGCTCGCGATGACGggcagctgcattgctgtagcaGGCAAGCCCTGCACGCTGCACCGGGATttcacccctccctgctgcgcttctccctccccccaggacttGCTGAAGCTGAGGGTGTCTGGCTGCTCGCCCCCCTGCTGTGGGGTGTGTGATGTGTGACTAATGCTGCAATACAGGAGACTAATACAGGCGATCTGCCTGTGGGGAGAGGTCAGCAGTGCCTGGCTGATCCTTTAAAGATCCTGTCCACAGAACAGGCTGCCTGGCAGCCCCGGCCAGAACCCCAGCAGGCTCCTGGGGAATTTGGCTGCTGCTTTCTCCTGGGCTCCTTGGCCAGTTGGAGGCCTCAATAGCCCTAGGACTCAGTAGCCCAACAGACCCATTTGCTCTCTCCCAAAAGCTAGCTGCAAGCAGGAGCTAGGGAACACTTTGAATTGGACTgtccagcagggagcccagccaaGGGAGAGCAGAGACTTACCTTCAGCTGCAAAAGCCCCGCAGAGCAAacgcagcatcagagctgggaccAGCAGCCTCATGGTGCGTGGCTTGTCTGAGTGCTCCGgcggctgctggagctgggctgcagcctccCGTCCCAGGAACTCACTGTTTGCTTAGCCTGCCCCTCTCCAGGGAGAAAACAAACAGTCAGAAGGTcaaaaaagcacaagagcaagAGGTGACTGACgccccctggcctctccccagCAGGCCTGGAAGGGGTCTGAAGGCTTTTGCACAGTACCTGCTGGGACCCTGCTCGGGGGTTGACTCTCTATAGCAGGGCTAAACAAAACCCGTGCACACCAAGCTGAAGGCAGTGCAAATCTTGCTAGCTAGAGCCAGGTTTGAAACCCACTGGCTGGTGTGGGCTGGGGAGTCTTTTCCCAACACCTCGGCAGCCCCACAATAAGGAGCTGGCTAGCGAGTCTCTCCTTGGAGCCAGCTGGGCAGGAGATGAGAGGCCTTTTCAGACAAtcatagtttaaggccagaagggacccccagACCATCACTGGGGCACCAGCTCCACCCAGCACCGCATCCTAAACCCAACAACCGAGACCAAGTCCAGCCCACAGGAGATGGGAGTTAAAACGCTGTTCGAGGTTCCAGTCAATGTTACCAACTCACCAGTCACGCATGTGCCTGACAATATCAAAACCCAGCTCCTGTGGCAAAGGTTacgggagaatctcagcttccattttataGCCAGTAACTTTCTAGCCCTCACTTttgcagaaaaaagtttgaaaatcatagactcataggactggaagggaccttgagaggtcatctagttccctgcactcatggcaggactaggtattatctagaccatccctgccccgtgtttatctaacctgctcttaaaaatctccagtgatggagattccacaacctccctgggcaatttattccaatgcttaaccaccctaactgttaagaagtttttcctaatgtccaacctaaacctcccttgctacaatttaagcccattgcttcttgtcctaacctcagaggttaagaaaatttttttttctccctcctccttgtaacaaccttttacatacttgaaaactgttctcatgtcccctctcagtcttctcttctccagactaaacaaacccatttttttcaatcttccctcataggtcatgtttctagacctttaatcatttttgttcctcttctcgggattctctccaatttgtccacatctttcctgaaatgtggcgcccagaactagacacaatactccagttgaggcctaatcagcgcagagtggaatggaagaattacttctcgtgccttgcttacagcactcctgctaatacatcccagaatgatgttcgcttttttgcaacggctgttactctgaaacctgtcacttttttgcaactgtgttacgctgttgactcatatttagcttgtcatTCACTATGACCCccgatccctttccgcagtactccttcctaggccgtcatttcccattctgtgtgtgtgcaactgattgttccttcctaagtggagtactttgcatttgtccttattgaatttcatcctctttattgcagaccatttctccagtttgtccagatcattttgaattttaatcctatcctccaaagcacttgcaacccctcccagcttggcttTCTCCACAaactgtactctctatgccattatctaaatctttgatgaagatattgaacagaactggacccagaaccaatccctgcgggaccccactcgttatgcccttccagcatgactgtgaaccactgaaaactactctctgggaacgattttccaaccagttatgcacccaccttatagtagctccatctaggttgtatttccttagtttgtttaagagaaggtcatgcaagacagtatcaaaagttttactaaagtcaagatatactatatctaccacttccctgctatccacaaggcttgttatcctgtcagagaaagctatcaggttgggtttgacgtgatt from Chelonia mydas isolate rCheMyd1 chromosome 17, rCheMyd1.pri.v2, whole genome shotgun sequence carries:
- the VTN gene encoding vitronectin isoform X2; this encodes MRLLVPALMLRLLCGAFAAEESCVGHCEDGFNAQRKCQCDALCVYYGSCCSDYASTCKLKVTRGDMFAFPEDDYMDYSTSATLGETTEVLGTGTDPPTTSPDPVTAAAGDSVTVPGSGAPPLVPTGLEELEQVQQQEEEEEELCSGKPFDAFTDLKNGSLYAFRGKYVYELDEKSVRPGYPKLIRDVWGIEGPIDAAFTRINCQGKTYIFQGSQYWRFDDGALDPDYPRNISDGFQDIPDDIDAAFALPAHSYHGQERVYFFKGKHYWAYDFAKQPSRQDCEVSSPSLVFDHYTLMQGDSWEDFFQQLFGGSMRSGASRPRYISRDWKGVPNHLDAAMAGRIYVSLRASSWAQRRKSRRHRKRYRSRRPAAHTVWDWLQDESDSLDMDFDWLPGGSRCQPIQSVYFFVADKYYRLNVRSKRVDFVRPRYPRPIARYWLGCP
- the VTN gene encoding vitronectin isoform X1; its protein translation is MQLPVIASSGAGVGSCWPPQGPWLIPWARAEGRGGAVVTSQLAVSESCVGHCEDGFNAQRKCQCDALCVYYGSCCSDYASTCKLKVTRGDMFAFPEDDYMDYSTSATLGETTEVLGTGTDPPTTSPDPVTAAAGDSVTVPGSGAPPLVPTGLEELEQVQQQEEEEEELCSGKPFDAFTDLKNGSLYAFRGKYVYELDEKSVRPGYPKLIRDVWGIEGPIDAAFTRINCQGKTYIFQGSQYWRFDDGALDPDYPRNISDGFQDIPDDIDAAFALPAHSYHGQERVYFFKGKHYWAYDFAKQPSRQDCEVSSPSLVFDHYTLMQGDSWEDFFQQLFGGSMRSGASRPRYISRDWKGVPNHLDAAMAGRIYVSLRASSWAQRRKSRRHRKRYRSRRPAAHTVWDWLQDESDSLDMDFDWLPGGSRCQPIQSVYFFVADKYYRLNVRSKRVDFVRPRYPRPIARYWLGCP